One Leifsonia shinshuensis DNA window includes the following coding sequences:
- a CDS encoding sugar phosphate isomerase/epimerase family protein: MTTAHPRLSINQATIKYANLADALQLTATAGVQSIGLWREPVAEVGLQNATRMVADSGLRVSSLCRGGFFTAFEGPARRAAIDENRRAIDESAALAAAGAAGSAPVLVLVAGGLPDRSTDLIGARSRVAEAIAELVPDAQAAGVTLAIEPLHPMYAADRAVISTLGQALDIAEPFPASSVGVVVDTFHIWWDPEVLTQIERAGAAGRIASYQVCDFLTPIPSDALLARGMMGDGHVDFRSLTRAITATGYAGDVEVEIFNAEIWDTEPAEVVARTVDAFAACIPLALP, encoded by the coding sequence GTGACCACGGCACACCCTCGACTGTCCATCAACCAGGCGACGATCAAGTACGCGAACCTCGCCGACGCCCTCCAACTCACCGCGACCGCCGGCGTCCAATCGATCGGTCTGTGGCGTGAACCCGTTGCCGAGGTCGGTCTGCAGAATGCGACGCGTATGGTCGCCGACTCTGGCCTCCGAGTCTCAAGTCTTTGCCGCGGCGGCTTCTTCACCGCGTTCGAGGGCCCTGCTCGGCGCGCAGCGATCGATGAGAATCGTCGGGCCATCGACGAGTCGGCCGCTCTTGCGGCAGCAGGTGCCGCGGGATCGGCACCGGTACTCGTCCTCGTCGCCGGGGGCTTACCGGACCGTTCCACCGATCTGATCGGGGCTCGCAGCCGTGTTGCCGAGGCCATCGCCGAACTCGTGCCAGATGCACAGGCAGCCGGCGTCACCCTCGCAATTGAGCCGCTGCACCCGATGTACGCCGCCGACAGGGCCGTGATTTCCACCCTTGGCCAAGCCCTCGACATCGCTGAGCCGTTCCCCGCCTCGTCTGTCGGGGTGGTGGTCGACACGTTTCACATCTGGTGGGACCCGGAGGTGCTGACCCAGATCGAGCGGGCCGGTGCGGCCGGGCGGATCGCAAGCTACCAGGTGTGCGATTTCCTCACCCCGATCCCGTCCGACGCGTTGCTCGCGCGCGGCATGATGGGCGATGGGCACGTCGACTTTCGGAGTCTCACCCGGGCAATCACTGCTACCGGGTATGCAGGCGATGTCGAGGTAGAGATCTTCAACGCCGAGATCTGGGACACAGAGCCGGCGGAAGTGGTCGCGCGAACGGTTGATGCGTTCGCCGCGTGCATACCGCTGGCACTCCCATGA
- a CDS encoding dihydrodipicolinate synthase family protein — MTSITLLNADGTTTTAQLEDAPIYTRPTTGLKSRVAYAAAHVIPKPWADNVPGAPADIDWDATLAYRRHIYGWGLGVADAMDTAQRNMGLDPAATRELIARSADDAHAVGGRIVVGVNTDHIEDEVIPLDAVIDAYKQQLHFTEDAGAGVVLMASRHLARAAQSPTDYERVYREVLDAASAPVVLHWLGPAFDPQLAGYFGDVDTVLRIIETGVDNVDGIKMSLLDADAEIALRSQLPEHVRMYTGDDFNYVRLIAGEDDVHSDALLGAFAALAPTASAAIQALDAGDVGRYREVLGPTEALSRQIFAAPTYYYKTGVAFLSWLNGHQASFTMVGGLHAARSLPHLSEIVRLANVSGALERPELAAARWSQLLTMHGVTA, encoded by the coding sequence ATGACGTCCATCACTCTGCTCAACGCCGACGGAACAACCACCACGGCGCAACTCGAAGACGCGCCGATCTACACCCGACCTACGACGGGTTTGAAGTCTCGCGTCGCCTACGCCGCAGCGCACGTCATTCCGAAACCGTGGGCGGACAACGTGCCCGGCGCACCGGCCGACATCGACTGGGACGCGACCCTGGCCTACCGGCGGCACATCTACGGCTGGGGCCTCGGCGTCGCCGACGCGATGGACACAGCCCAGCGCAACATGGGATTAGACCCCGCTGCGACCCGTGAACTCATCGCACGCAGCGCCGACGACGCGCACGCGGTCGGAGGCCGCATCGTCGTCGGAGTGAATACCGATCACATCGAGGATGAGGTCATCCCCCTAGATGCAGTGATCGACGCATACAAGCAACAGCTCCATTTCACCGAAGATGCTGGCGCCGGCGTCGTTCTGATGGCCAGTCGGCACCTTGCTCGTGCTGCCCAGTCGCCCACCGACTACGAGCGTGTCTATCGGGAGGTGTTGGATGCGGCGTCCGCTCCGGTCGTCCTGCATTGGCTGGGTCCAGCGTTCGACCCGCAGCTTGCCGGCTACTTCGGTGACGTCGACACGGTGCTGCGCATCATCGAAACCGGCGTCGACAACGTCGACGGCATCAAGATGAGCCTGCTTGACGCGGACGCTGAGATTGCGTTGCGGTCCCAGCTACCCGAGCACGTCCGGATGTACACCGGTGACGACTTCAACTATGTGCGTCTGATCGCGGGCGAGGACGACGTTCATTCCGATGCGCTGCTGGGCGCATTCGCGGCGCTGGCGCCCACAGCATCCGCTGCGATTCAAGCGTTGGATGCCGGTGATGTCGGTCGCTACCGGGAGGTCCTCGGTCCGACCGAAGCGCTCTCCCGGCAGATCTTCGCCGCGCCGACGTACTACTACAAGACCGGTGTGGCGTTCCTCTCCTGGCTCAACGGACATCAAGCCTCCTTCACAATGGTCGGCGGGCTACACGCCGCACGGAGCCTTCCACACCTCTCGGAGATCGTCCGGCTCGCGAACGTGTCCGGAGCGCTCGAACGTCCGGAGCTCGCCGCAGCGCGATGGAGCCAGCTGCTGACTATGCATGGAGTGACAGCGTGA